The following proteins come from a genomic window of Ovis canadensis isolate MfBH-ARS-UI-01 breed Bighorn chromosome 22, ARS-UI_OviCan_v2, whole genome shotgun sequence:
- the CALHM3 gene encoding calcium homeostasis modulator protein 3 isoform X2, producing the protein MNGICLLLAMVTVKLYSSFDFNCPCLACYNTLYGLGLLFTPPITLFLCGLLANRQSVVMLEEWRRPAGHRRKDPGIIRYMCSSVLQRALAAPLVWILLALLDGKCFVCAFSSSVDPEKFLDFANMTPSQVQLFLAKVPCKEDELVRNSPARKAVSRYLRCLSQAIGWSLTLLLIVLVFLARCLRPCFDQTIFLQRRYWSNYVDLEQKLFDETCCEHARDFAHRCVLHFFASMQSEMRARGLRRDSAGRGPETPERPEPPDGLDGGSGKAHLRAVSSQEQVDRLLSAWYSSKPPLDLTASSGLWGCGLSHRAPTVVPGTRASPHTDV; encoded by the exons ATGAACGGCATCTGCCTGCTGCTGGCCATGGTTACCGTCAAGCTGTACTCCTCGTTCGACTTCAACTGCCCCTGCCTGGCGTGCTACAACACCCTCTACGGACTGGGCCTGCTGTTCACGCCCCCGATCACCTTGTTCCTCTGCGGCCTCCTGGCCAACCGGCAGTCCGTGGTGATGCTGGAGGAGTGGCGCCGGCCTGCCGGGCACCGGAGGAAGGACCCGGGCATCATCAG GTACATGTGCTCCTCTGTACTGCAGAGAGCGCTGGCCGCCCCCCTTGTCTGGATCCTACTGGCCCTCCTCGATGGGAAGTGCTTCGTGTGCGCCTTCAGCAGCTCCGTGGACCCTGAGAAGTTTCTAGACTTTGCCAACATGACCCCCAGTCAGGTGCAGCTCTTTTTGGCCAAGGTGCCCTGCAAGGAGGATGAGCTGGTCAGGAACAGCCCCGCTCGGAAGGCTGTGTCTCGTTACCTGAGGTGCCTGTCACAG GCCATTGGCTGGAGTCTCACCTTGCTGCTGATCGTCCTGGTCTTCCTGGCGCGCTGCTTGAGGCCCTGCTTCGACCAGACCATCTTCCTGCAGCGCCGATACTGGAGCAACTACGTGGACCTGGAGCAGAAGCTCTTCGACGAGACGTGCTGTGAGCACGCGCGGGACTTTGCGCACCGCTGCGTGCTGCACTTCTTCGCCAGCATGCAGAGCGAGATGCGGGCGCGGGGGCTGCGCCGGGACTCTGCGGGTAGGGGTCCGGAGACCCCTGAGAGGCCCGAGCCCCCAGACGGCCTGGACGGCGGAAGCGGGAAGGCCCACCTGCGCGCAGTCTCCAGTCAGGAGCAGGTGGACCGCCTCCTAAGCGCCTGGTACTCCAGCAAACCACCACTTGACCTCACAGCATCCTCTGGGCTCTGGGGGTGCGGCCTCAGCCATCGCGCCCCCACAGTGGTCCCGGGCACCAGGGCGTCCCCACACACCGACGTGTAA
- the CALHM3 gene encoding calcium homeostasis modulator protein 3 isoform X1, whose translation MDKFRTLFQHFQSSSESVMNGICLLLAMVTVKLYSSFDFNCPCLACYNTLYGLGLLFTPPITLFLCGLLANRQSVVMLEEWRRPAGHRRKDPGIIRYMCSSVLQRALAAPLVWILLALLDGKCFVCAFSSSVDPEKFLDFANMTPSQVQLFLAKVPCKEDELVRNSPARKAVSRYLRCLSQAIGWSLTLLLIVLVFLARCLRPCFDQTIFLQRRYWSNYVDLEQKLFDETCCEHARDFAHRCVLHFFASMQSEMRARGLRRDSAGRGPETPERPEPPDGLDGGSGKAHLRAVSSQEQVDRLLSAWYSSKPPLDLTASSGLWGCGLSHRAPTVVPGTRASPHTDV comes from the exons ATGGATAAATTCCGCACCCTCTTCCAGCACTTCCAGTCCAGCTCTGAGTCGGTGATGAACGGCATCTGCCTGCTGCTGGCCATGGTTACCGTCAAGCTGTACTCCTCGTTCGACTTCAACTGCCCCTGCCTGGCGTGCTACAACACCCTCTACGGACTGGGCCTGCTGTTCACGCCCCCGATCACCTTGTTCCTCTGCGGCCTCCTGGCCAACCGGCAGTCCGTGGTGATGCTGGAGGAGTGGCGCCGGCCTGCCGGGCACCGGAGGAAGGACCCGGGCATCATCAG GTACATGTGCTCCTCTGTACTGCAGAGAGCGCTGGCCGCCCCCCTTGTCTGGATCCTACTGGCCCTCCTCGATGGGAAGTGCTTCGTGTGCGCCTTCAGCAGCTCCGTGGACCCTGAGAAGTTTCTAGACTTTGCCAACATGACCCCCAGTCAGGTGCAGCTCTTTTTGGCCAAGGTGCCCTGCAAGGAGGATGAGCTGGTCAGGAACAGCCCCGCTCGGAAGGCTGTGTCTCGTTACCTGAGGTGCCTGTCACAG GCCATTGGCTGGAGTCTCACCTTGCTGCTGATCGTCCTGGTCTTCCTGGCGCGCTGCTTGAGGCCCTGCTTCGACCAGACCATCTTCCTGCAGCGCCGATACTGGAGCAACTACGTGGACCTGGAGCAGAAGCTCTTCGACGAGACGTGCTGTGAGCACGCGCGGGACTTTGCGCACCGCTGCGTGCTGCACTTCTTCGCCAGCATGCAGAGCGAGATGCGGGCGCGGGGGCTGCGCCGGGACTCTGCGGGTAGGGGTCCGGAGACCCCTGAGAGGCCCGAGCCCCCAGACGGCCTGGACGGCGGAAGCGGGAAGGCCCACCTGCGCGCAGTCTCCAGTCAGGAGCAGGTGGACCGCCTCCTAAGCGCCTGGTACTCCAGCAAACCACCACTTGACCTCACAGCATCCTCTGGGCTCTGGGGGTGCGGCCTCAGCCATCGCGCCCCCACAGTGGTCCCGGGCACCAGGGCGTCCCCACACACCGACGTGTAA